A window of the Cololabis saira isolate AMF1-May2022 chromosome 19, fColSai1.1, whole genome shotgun sequence genome harbors these coding sequences:
- the smarcd2 gene encoding SWI/SNF-related matrix-associated actin-dependent regulator of chromatin subfamily D member 2 yields MASRGGFPGHPSPVSAALSAGMRLSGLPQPPAGYRGMGHYTQRPGMPPNRGGGPMGLMGGQLPGPSYGGGNIPMRPGMGSPGMDASRKRFLHQQHQHQQQQQQQQQQEALGSLRRGAKRRKMSDKVLPQRIRDLVPESQAYMDLLAFERKLDQTIARKRMEIQEAIKKPIMQKRKLRIYISNTFTPSKPDGEEAEKVSSWELRVEGKLLEEAGKQKRKFSSFFKSLVIELDKELYGPDNHLVEWHRMPTTQETDGFQVKRPGDVNVKCTLLLMLDHQPPQYKLDPRLARLLGVHTQTRASIMQALWLYIKNNKLQDCHEKEYINCNRYFKQIFACLRMRFSEIPMKLAGLLQHPDPIIINHIISVDPTDQKKTACYDIDVEVDDPLKGQMNSFLSSTTNQQEIAALEMKIHETIEYINQLKTERDFMLSFSNNPQDFIQDWLKSQSRDLKLMTDVTGNPEEERRADFYQAPWMPEAVGRYVYSKVQQRRQELEQVLGIRLT; encoded by the exons ATGGCTTCGAGAGGGGGGTTCCCGGGGCACCCGAGCCCCGTGAGCGCGGCTCTCTCCGCGGGCATGAGGCTGTCCGGGCTCCCGCAGCCCCCGGCCGGCTACCGGGGCATGGGCCACTACACCCAG CGGCCTGGGATGCCACCCAACAGAGGAGGGGGCCCCATGGGGTTAATGGGGGGCCAGTTGCCTGGTCCCTCTTATGGTGGAGGCAACATTCCTATGCGGCCAGGCATGGGATCCCCTGGCATGGACGCCTCAAGGAAACGGTTCCTTCATCAGCAGCAtcaacaccagcagcagcagcagcagcagcagcagcaagaggCGCTGGGGAGCTTGAGACGAGG AGCAAAAAGACGCAAGATGTCTGACAAGGTTCTGCCACAGAGG ATCCGAGACCTGGTCCCTGAGTCACAGGCCTACATGGATCTCCTGGCCTTTGAGAGGAAACTGGATCAGACCATCGCCCGCAAGCGCATGGAGATTCAGGAGGCCATCAAGAAGCCCATTATG CAAAAGCGCAAGCTGAGGATCTACATTTCCAACACTTTCACTCCCAGCAAGCCTGACGGAGAAGAGGCAGAGAAGGTTTCTTCCTGGGAGCTGAGGGTGGAAGGCAAACTGCTGGAGGAA GCCGGCAAGCAGAAGAGGaagttctcctcttttttcaaaAGCCTGGTGATTGAGCTTGATAAGGAGCTCTATGGACCCGACAATCACTTAGTAGAG TGGCATAGAATGCCGACCACTCAGGAGACGGATGGTTTCCAGGTCAAAAGGCCCGGGGACGTGAACGTTAAATGCACTCTTCTGCTCATGCTCGACCACCAG CCCCCGCAGTACAAACTGGACCCCCGCCTGGCTCGTCTTCTGGGCGTGCACACTCAGACGCGGGCCAGCATCATGCAGGCTCTCTGGCTCTACATCAAGAACAACAAGCTGCAGGACTGTCACGAGAAGGAGTACATCAACTGCAACCGCTATTTCAAACAG ATCTTCGCCTGTCTGCGCATGAGGTTTTCTGAGATTCCCATGAAACTGGCTGGCCTGCTGCAGCACCCAGACCCCATTATCATCAATCATATCATCAG TGTGGACCCCACGGATCAGAAGAAGACGGCATGTTATGACATCGATGTGGAGGTGGACGACCCTCTGAAAGGCCAGATGAACagcttcctgtcctccacaaCCAACCAACAGGAAATTGCTGCTCTCGAGATGAAG ATTCATGAAACAATTGAGTACATCAACCAGTTGAAAACTGAGAGAGACTTCATGCTGAGCTTCAGCAATAATCCCCAGGACTTCATCCAGGACTGGCTGAAGTCTCAGAGCAGAGATCTGAAG TTGATGACAGATGTGACCGGAAACccggaagaggagaggagggctGATTTCTACCAGGCACCCTGGATGCCAGAGGCTGTGGGCAGATACGTTTACTCCAAA GTACAGCAGAGGCGACAAGAGTTGGAGCAAGTGTTGGGAATCAGACTCACCTAA
- the atxn7l3b gene encoding ataxin-7-like protein 3 isoform X1, whose product MKMEEVSMSSLDNSKLEGLAQDILSDLVEDACLGLCFDVHRAVKQGYFFLDDTDQESMRDFEIVDQPGLDVFGQVYNQWKNKECVCPNCSRSIAASRFAPHLEKCLGMGRNSSRIANRRIVTGNNTNNKSESDQEDNDDVNDNDWSYGAEKKAKKRKSDKNPNSPRRSKSFKHKSSMMGPRRRMDNQESPRMLIKDEAFSQ is encoded by the exons ATGAAAATGGAGGAGGTTTCAATGTCCAGCCTGGACAACAGCAAGCTGGAG GGTCTGGCTCAGGACATCCTGTCTGACCTGGTGGAGGATGCATGCCTGGGTCTGTGTTTCGACGTGCACCGGGCTGTGAAGCAGGGCTACTTCTTCCTGGATGACACAGACCAAGAAAGCATGAGAGACTTTG AAATCGTGGACCAGCCGGGACTGGATGTGTTTGGCCAAGTGTACAATCAGTGGAAAAAcaaagagtgtgtgtgtccCAACTGCAGCCGGAGCATTGCTGCCTCACGCTTTGCCCCGCACCTAGAGAAATGTCTCGGGATGGGACGGAACAGCAGCCGGATAGCCAACCGCAG AATAGTCACAGGCAATAACACCAACAATAAATCAGAGAGTGACCAAGAGGACAATGATGACGTCAACGATAACGACTGGTCTTACGGGGCAGAAAAGAAAG caAAGAAACGGAAATCAGATAAG AATCCAAACTCTCCAAGAAGATCCAAATCATTCAAGCATAAAAGCA GCATGATGGGCCCCAGGCGTCGTATGGACAACCAGGAGAGCCCGCGCATGCTGATTAAAGACGAGGCATTCTCTCAGTAG
- the atxn7l3b gene encoding ataxin-7-like protein 3 isoform X2 produces the protein MKMEEVSMSSLDNSKLEGLAQDILSDLVEDACLGLCFDVHRAVKQGYFFLDDTDQESMRDFEIVDQPGLDVFGQVYNQWKNKECVCPNCSRSIAASRFAPHLEKCLGMGRNSSRIANRRIVTGNNTNNKSESDQEDNDDVNDNDWSYGAEKKAKKRKSDKNPNSPRRSKSFKHKSSE, from the exons ATGAAAATGGAGGAGGTTTCAATGTCCAGCCTGGACAACAGCAAGCTGGAG GGTCTGGCTCAGGACATCCTGTCTGACCTGGTGGAGGATGCATGCCTGGGTCTGTGTTTCGACGTGCACCGGGCTGTGAAGCAGGGCTACTTCTTCCTGGATGACACAGACCAAGAAAGCATGAGAGACTTTG AAATCGTGGACCAGCCGGGACTGGATGTGTTTGGCCAAGTGTACAATCAGTGGAAAAAcaaagagtgtgtgtgtccCAACTGCAGCCGGAGCATTGCTGCCTCACGCTTTGCCCCGCACCTAGAGAAATGTCTCGGGATGGGACGGAACAGCAGCCGGATAGCCAACCGCAG AATAGTCACAGGCAATAACACCAACAATAAATCAGAGAGTGACCAAGAGGACAATGATGACGTCAACGATAACGACTGGTCTTACGGGGCAGAAAAGAAAG caAAGAAACGGAAATCAGATAAG AATCCAAACTCTCCAAGAAGATCCAAATCATTCAAGCATAAAAGCA GTGAATGA